The stretch of DNA GAAAGCGATCAAAGGAAACTCGGAGTAGTTGGTTGACTTATCCAGAGATATGTGCCAGCGGGCAGGCTAGGAGGAGCAAGGTCCCCCCCTTGCCTGGCAGGTTTCATAAAGGTAGATGGCTGGAGCCAAGATATCTTTCGTTCTTGCAGCCTTCGATCAGTGAGATTTCACTGCACTAGCCTGCCTGCTGACCAAATTTGCCTGTAAAGGCCTTCGAACCACAATGGGTTGCTAACCAAACAGCCTTCGCTCCACCTCTTTTAGCCGTTCTATTCCCTTGATCTCGTAAGGGAAGAGGGGCAGTAACAAGGAGTTGTTAGCTCCGTATTTGTCCTCCACCTCTAGGATGTAGCGTTGTTGCATCTGTGCCTTGCTGTGAAGAAACGGCGAGTCTGCTCCCTGCACCACTTGATTGACAATTATGTGATTGATATGGAGGCCATAGTCATTGAACTCGCCGAATATATCTTCAAGCTGATGCACGGCCAGGGCTTCCGCTATGGTAACAAGATTGAACTCCACCTCGTTCTTCAGGAATGCCATGTCCTTATCGGAAAGCTGCTGCCACTCCCTGATTAATCCGAGAACGGAGCGTTTCATCTTTTGCGTCGTTTTCAAAGACGAATAGATTCTGGCGGCGGGCTTAAGGTGTTCATTGACAATGGATGGCATCCGTAAGAGCCCCAGGGTTTGTCCTGCGGGTGCAGTATCCCACACTATTCTCTCAAATTCCCCAGATTCGCTGATCTCCCTGATATAGTCAACCATGAACTCGTCTCTGATCCCAGGAAGGATGGTGGCAACAAATCCCGTAAACTCATCGTAGTCGATATCAACGAAACTGGAGAATACATCGTAAACTTGAGATCCGAACTTCTTACTCCAAAGCGCTTTTATGTCGCTGTAGCCGATCTCGTCTAAGTACAGATTCTCAGTGACCTTGGCTGGCTTGTCCGAAGAATCCAGTTCGAAGATATCTCGCAGAGAGGGCGTAAAGTCAGTGGAGATGATGATAGTTCTCTTGCCAGACGCAGCGTGGTGCAGAGCGGTAGCTGCAGCAGAGGTGGTCTTGCCCACACCTCCCTTACCACAGAACATGGTGACTTTCTGGGAGTTCAGTCCGTCTGTTCTTATTACCATGCTCAATTTTGTCCGATGTAGTTAATTCTAACACCCTCTCAGGGGTGATACCAATTAATTCCATGCGGTGATCCAAAATGTCACTGGGCGGGCACAACTACCACCCAAATCCACCACCTGTTTTCGTTATCGGTGTGGTGAGAGGCTTGGTGCGGTCTTGGAGCGGGGATATGCCCCGTAAGCAGAAGCTGGGGGTTGTTATCGGAGGACTTTCCCCACTCTTAGCGGCCAAGGAATGCCGAAAGGGGCTGCCTGCAGCCAAAAAAGCGCACTATTCCCCCTTCCGCCTGAATGGCATCACTCTTCCGCTGGTCACTTATCGGCCAGTATCATGGCGGTCCCGCCGCCACAGGTAAGCCTCTGTAGTCCTGAGACAGCGCATTAATGCGTCGCCTCACTTCCAGCAGTAGCCCACAGGCCGGATGATCTGCACTCAAGCGGATGATGAGATGACGGGCATGCCTTACTTACCCGTCCAGCTATGTTGATGAAGCCAAACCTCACTGCCTTCATCCGCTTTGGCGCCCATCCCTCAGGCATGACCAGCCGCTTCATCAGCGAATTGAGATTGTAAGCTAGTACTGTTATTCCCCACCACGCAGCGTTGGCACAAGCAAGCATTGGGATTACTCATTTGGCACGTGTGAAGGTGTCATCAGGCGCCAGGGCCAGAGGAAGTACGCAAAAGTCTCTGGTAGTACATGGCCACGTCATCAGCGAACGCAAGCGATTTTGACAGCTCGGTCAGAACAATGACCTTGCGTTTTTTCCATCTGTACTCGAGCCAGTCCAGTAGATCAGTACCCGAAAGGTTCGGCGCAGGTAGGCCAAGAACGAAACTCAACTCCAATGCATCACGAAGCCGGGGTGCTGCAACCAACCCCAATTCCTTCTCAAGGAGCGTAGAGAGCTCCCGGATGACCTTGTTGGCTTCGTACTTCGAGCCTGAGTCATGCAAATCCAGGGCATCGGTCTTAGACGAAAGCCAATGTCTAAGATCTTGGGTCTTATCTCTCAGCCGGACTGCCTCTGATATGAGTGCGGCCGGGTCACCTTTTGCTTTGAGAATTAGATAGCCGGCGATAGATGGAACTCCCAGAGGAACGTCTCGCAGTTTCCTGACCGCCTGGTCCACTACACCTGCAAGGTGCGAAACCAGGAACGCATTGTCCTTTCGCAGAAGGTGCGCCCGCGAGACAGCCGGAGTGTAACGAGCTTGGTAGCTCGAAGCGAGAGAGTCATTGAAGTAAGCCCTGCAGAACATATCAAGTTGGATGAGGGTGCCATCGGAGCGGGGCCACCGTGACATCTGTCTGGAGGCCGCATGTCGGAGGGATTCACATGAGCACAGCATGAATGCTGCTGCACCCAACTTCTTTGAAGATAGAGCCTGCTCTCGATGCTCGTTCAGCTCAGAGTCTGACATGCCTGGTGTCAAGAGCCGCCGAATGATTTCAACTTGGGTAGAGATAATAGCTGTTCGCAGCCCCGAAGGATAGAGCCCAGGCAACGTCTCAGCACGAGGGTTGAAAGCCAATTCCAAGTCATCAGCGCATCTCTTGGCAGCACTTTCGCAAGTGGCAACGAAAGTTGTGTCATCGACTCTATTGAGCTCCAGTGTTTCTGGAGTCACGCCAAGTCCAAGAAGCCGCGCTCGAACCTCGCTCGTAGGAGTCGCCAATACTACTACATCGTCTCCATAGCTATCTACTACGAGACGGTCTGCAAATGCGAGGAGGGTGGCAAGCTGCAGGAGTTCGTGAAGGTTGACCACGTCGACGGTCTTGCCCTCAAGGAACCCGCCGGCAGATTGGATTGCCGTGTTGTCTACAAAGACCTGCATTTCGACAATACCCTATTTTGGCAGGGAATCTGGGGCAACCAAGAACCACGTTCAGCCGATGTGGCAAGCCTTCGAGCTAGATTCGGGCCACGACGGGCGGCCAGCTCGAACATCAAGCTGATTTCGACCTTCTTCCCTAGGTCAATGAATCAACCATGTATCTCTGGCCCACACTCCCATTCATCCTGCTATAGCTGGCTAGATACTACAGACGAGTCGCGGATAATGTCAAGAATGATAGTCTGTCCGAGCCCAACCTCAGCTTGGATACAAAGGGGGGCGTTGGGGAACACACCGGAGAATGCTACGTCCAGGTGGCGATAACGACGGCGTCGGGGTCGTTCTCCCGTTCCTGGTGGAAGGGGCGAGTGCCGCGCAACCATTCTCGCATGGACGCGGGCATCGCGAACGTCTGGTCAGGATCATGGGGCGAAATATCTCCGCTACGCGATTATTGGGACGGACTCCTGGCGTTCAAGTTAGGCTCCTAAAGCCAAATGTGCTAATATAGCAGCAGTTTGTATCGGAACGCCGGGCAACTCATCGTGAGTGACTTGGCTATTGGGATGGGTGTGCCTGGAGGCAAACACATTCTCCTTAAGGTGATGGTATGGCGAGGGCCCTGCTGGTCAGTTACTGCGGATATCCCGACATCACTTCACTAATGCCAGACAACGGCTTGGCCAACCTGGCCGGCTCGCTGGTTAGTGAAGGTCACCATGTCAAAGTACTGGACTTCGCAACCATCGACACCATGAGAAGGTTGGTTCCCGAGCAGTTGAGAACAAAGCTGAGACAGCTATGGCCTGAGATATCGTCTTATGGTTCACTCAATGACGAACAGAAAGGTAATCTCGCCTCCCAGCTAGTGAATGTCGACCAAGCGTTGACCAAATACCATGAGCAAGAAG from Chloroflexota bacterium encodes:
- a CDS encoding ArsA family ATPase, whose amino-acid sequence is MVIRTDGLNSQKVTMFCGKGGVGKTTSAAATALHHAASGKRTIIISTDFTPSLRDIFELDSSDKPAKVTENLYLDEIGYSDIKALWSKKFGSQVYDVFSSFVDIDYDEFTGFVATILPGIRDEFMVDYIREISESGEFERIVWDTAPAGQTLGLLRMPSIVNEHLKPAARIYSSLKTTQKMKRSVLGLIREWQQLSDKDMAFLKNEVEFNLVTIAEALAVHQLEDIFGEFNDYGLHINHIIVNQVVQGADSPFLHSKAQMQQRYILEVEDKYGANNSLLLPLFPYEIKGIERLKEVERRLFG